A DNA window from Hordeum vulgare subsp. vulgare chromosome 1H, MorexV3_pseudomolecules_assembly, whole genome shotgun sequence contains the following coding sequences:
- the LOC123405446 gene encoding uncharacterized protein LOC123405446 isoform X1 translates to MATRFRTMEFKLDGTFTQICTRIHAHISTYRGPSPNKGCFNMVCPGFRKTSSSIAPGDVINPVSSINGTKQYITIRLFKDKSSGDWHVHYGLNSSPKPVGYFPKSLLPAMIDRPVLLRFGGLAARRKPAPSPPMGNGYVPLSGKAALVSNLKLIDLNGIAHIVNTDLPFYATNQNCYPFSYIDSGRFFYGGPGCVDN, encoded by the exons ATGGCCACCCGATTCCGGACAATGGAATTCAAATTGGATGGCAC ATTTACCCAGATTTGCACAAGGATTCACGCACACATTTCTACGTATCGTGGGCC GTCACCTAACAAGGGCTGCTTCAATATGGTCTGCCCTGGCTTTCGAAAGACATCATCCAGCATAGCTCCAGGTGATGTCATCAATCCTGTTTCAAGTATCAATGGCACCAAACAGTACATCACCATAAGGTTATTCAAG GATAAATCATCTGGAGATTGGCATGTACATTATGGACTAAATAGTTCCCCAAAACCAGTTGGTTACTTTCCGAAATCCTTGCTTCCTGCAATGATAGATAGACCAGTtctgctcagatttggtggcttaGCAGCTCGCAGGAAACCAGCACCAAGTCCTCCAATGGGCAATGGGTATGTTCCACTCAGCGGCAAAGCTGCATTGGTTAGTAACCTCAAGCTAATCGATCTCAATGGTATTGCTCACATTGTCAACACCGATCTGCCATTCTATGCAACTAATCAAAACTGTTATCCCTTTTCTTATATTGATTCCGGACGGTTCTTCTATGGCGGACCTGGTTGTGTTGATAACTAG
- the LOC123405446 gene encoding uncharacterized protein LOC123405446 isoform X2, with translation MNKGIQQIVLFVVLLANALVGRSSLEVWPPFEGHQEFLQPGVDLASSRHSISSYVTHHAWIPGNSSSRYYGVEATLDVYGFTLQHDQITEGGIWITSIGDGHPIPDNGIQIGWHIYPDLHKDSRTHFYVSWAVSRSPNKGCFNMVCPGFRKTSSSIAPGDVINPVSSINGTKQYITIRLFKDKSSGDWHVHYGLNSSPKPVGYFPKSLLPAMIDRPVLLRFGGLAARRKPAPSPPMGNGYVPLSGKAALVSNLKLIDLNGIAHIVNTDLPFYATNQNCYPFSYIDSGRFFYGGPGCVDN, from the exons ATGAACAAAGGTATTCAACAAATTGTATTGTTTGTTGTTCTACTCGCCAATGCACTCGTAGGACGATCTTCCCTAGAAGTATGGCCGCCCTTTGAAGGTCACCAAGAATTTCTCCAGCCAGGCGTAGATCTGGCATCAAGCAGACATTCTATAAGCTCTTAC GTGACCCATCATGCATGGATTCCAGGAAATTCTAGTAGTAGGTATTATGGTGTAGAGGCTACACTAGACGTTTATGGGTTTACTTTACAACATGACCAAATAACCGAGGGTGGCATCTGGATTACCAGCATAGGAGATGGCCACCCGATTCCGGACAATGGAATTCAAATTGGATGGCAC ATTTACCCAGATTTGCACAAGGATTCACGCACACATTTCTACGTATCGTGGGCCGTAA GCAGGTCACCTAACAAGGGCTGCTTCAATATGGTCTGCCCTGGCTTTCGAAAGACATCATCCAGCATAGCTCCAGGTGATGTCATCAATCCTGTTTCAAGTATCAATGGCACCAAACAGTACATCACCATAAGGTTATTCAAG GATAAATCATCTGGAGATTGGCATGTACATTATGGACTAAATAGTTCCCCAAAACCAGTTGGTTACTTTCCGAAATCCTTGCTTCCTGCAATGATAGATAGACCAGTtctgctcagatttggtggcttaGCAGCTCGCAGGAAACCAGCACCAAGTCCTCCAATGGGCAATGGGTATGTTCCACTCAGCGGCAAAGCTGCATTGGTTAGTAACCTCAAGCTAATCGATCTCAATGGTATTGCTCACATTGTCAACACCGATCTGCCATTCTATGCAACTAATCAAAACTGTTATCCCTTTTCTTATATTGATTCCGGACGGTTCTTCTATGGCGGACCTGGTTGTGTTGATAACTAG